One genomic segment of Desulfomicrobium sp. ZS1 includes these proteins:
- a CDS encoding sterol desaturase family protein has product MDNEFHLATAAIFNHANVFLPLPLDRVLRLILVTPDMHRIHHSTDGKEMNKNFGFSFPWWDRLFSTYQNQPAGSHENLPLELKIFREARYRSLPWMLAMPFTNPGSVRKK; this is encoded by the coding sequence TTGGACAATGAATTCCACCTAGCCACGGCCGCGATATTCAACCACGCCAACGTCTTCCTGCCCCTTCCCCTGGACCGCGTCCTGCGCCTCATCCTGGTCACGCCGGATATGCACCGCATCCACCACTCCACCGACGGCAAGGAGATGAACAAAAACTTCGGCTTCAGCTTCCCCTGGTGGGACCGGCTCTTCTCGACCTATCAAAATCAGCCCGCCGGAAGCCATGAGAACTTGCCGCTGGAGCTGAAAATCTTCCGCGAAGCCAGATACCGATCACTGCCTTGGATGCTGGCCATGCCCTTCACGAACCCCGGTTCAGTTCGCAAGAAATAA